In Aspergillus oryzae RIB40 DNA, chromosome 6, one genomic interval encodes:
- a CDS encoding uncharacterized protein (predicted protein): protein MKGTMTVQDLTTIPSVPNRGSTTSWAIHYTPFLDAATGGLADGLIYGMQNANTGWHFFGGEKSPPEQLLSSDDSTLSQSSVQFLQESLGSLFGLQGPAHQKLVSAWSGIMGFTSDTLPLVGKLPSALTGRDGQGEWFSGGYNGYGMPSAWLAGESLGLMILGQSPREYLPEAYLISEERLRERLTVARSMEYLSEA, encoded by the coding sequence ATGAAAGGGACCATGACAGTGCAAGACCTCACTACCATCCCCTCCGTCCCGAACCGTGGATCCACGACCTCCTGGGCAATCCACTACACGCCCTTCTTGGACGCTGCCACGGGCGGCCTCGCAGACGGACTGATCTACGGCATGCAGAATGCCAACACGGGGTGGCACTTCTTTGGCGGGGAGAAGTCCCCTCCAGAACAGCTACTCTCCAGCGACGATTCCACCCTCTCGCAGTCATCTGTACAGTTCCTGCAGGAGTCTCTGGGCTCACTCTTTGGACTCCAGGGACCCGCCCATCAAAAGCTCGTCAGTGCTTGGTCAGGAATCATGGGTTTTACGTCCGATACACTACCACTGGTAGGCAAATTACCATCAGCACTGACCGGCCGAGACGGTCAAGGAGAGTGGTTCTCGGGCGGATATAACGGATACGGGATGCCATCGGCCTGGCTGGCGGGAGAAAGTTTGGGGCTGATGATACTGGGTCAATCCCCGAGGGAGTACCTACCAGAGGCGTATTTGATCTCTGAGGAGCGGCTGAGGGAGAGATTAACTGTTGCGCGGAGTATGGAATATCTGAGCGAGGCTTGA
- a CDS encoding uncharacterized protein (predicted protein): MAEHEVDKQTLLNLITQDPGLPRNNPTAAYWQHLPHRLSNVQSANLPQTTDIAIIGSGITGVSVAKTILEQDEAATVTVFDARALCSGATGRNGGQLAINAAESYLKLKKMVGMEMAGKIIHFNIKTLEALRRIAAQLALVQDPEVTDVVKIRSFKDEESFRRVQGGIEALEADHPSLRGLYTVLDPEACRKVRSPSPFPAVLSLIASRNMVSTALLAQCCILPGQSGHTG, from the exons ATGGCAGAGCACGAAGTCGATA AAcaaaccctcctcaaccttaTCACGCAAGACCCTGGTCTACCACGCAACAACCCTACAGCGGCCTACTGGCAACATCTCCCACACCGACTCTCCAACGTTCAAAGCGCCAATCTCCCACAAACCACCGAtatcgccatcatcggctcTGGAATCACAGGCGTGAGCGTGGCAAAAACTATCCTTGAGCAGGACGAGGCAGCAACAGTAACCGTCTTCGATGCCCGGGCCCTCTGCTCCGGTGCGACCGGTCGCAATGGCGGACAACTCGCGATTAATGCAGCGGAAAGCTATCTcaaactgaagaagatggtgggCATGGAGATGGCAGGGAAGATTATCCACTTTAATATCAAGACGCTCGAGGCACTTCGACGGATCGCAGCGCAGCTTGCCTTGGTTCAGGATCCTGAGGTCACTGATGTCGTGAAGATCCGGTCTTTCAAAGATGAGGAGTCGTTTCGGAGGGTACAAGGTGGAATTGAGGCGTTGGAAGCCGATCACCCTTCCCTGAGGGGGTTGTATACCGTTCTTGACCCAGAGGCTTGTCGAAAGGTGAGAAGTCCCTCTCCGTTCCCGGCTGTGCTCTCGCTAATTGCAAGTAGGAACATGGTGTCCACGGCGTTGCTGGCGCAGTGCTGCATTCTTCCGGGACAGTCTGGCCATACAGGGTAG
- a CDS encoding uncharacterized protein (predicted protein) → MTLRPPQQMRGMSLKIRLRAFMLTPSSGYPLMNLIYEHWGHAPTSAYFLFITPVGFIGGSGTLLTYASQIAAFARDGGFPWHERVAYVHPRLNLPIYSLAILGIGTFLVLIIALSPAASSIIYSLSVVTGLITFIVPIFFRIFAGDRWVPGPWNLGRWSIPIHIAAVVTQMYLIIMECFPTARAWTVETFNYNFALTVGAMLISCGLYWSVGRRNFKGLDLEALEAWRRHHAAYAE, encoded by the coding sequence ATGACATTGAGGCCGCCGCAGCAGATGAGAGGCATGTCTTTGAAGATTCGTTTAAGGGCGTTCATGCTAACCCCCTCTAGTGGATACCCCTTGATGAATCTCATTTACGAACACTGGGGTCACGCCCCGACCTCTGCCTACTTCCTGTTCATCACCCCGGTCGGATTCATCGGGGGTAGCGGAACCCTCCTTACCTATGCCAGCCAGATCGCAGCCTTCGCTCGAGATGGGGGGTTTCCCTGGCATGAACGCGTGGCCTACGTGCATCCCCGGCTCAACCTCCCCATCTATTCGCTCGCCATCCTAGGAATCGGCACCTTTCTGGTCCTCATAATCGCCCTCTCCCCGGCAGCCAGCTCCATCATCTACTCTCTGTCCGTAGTGACTGGTCTCATAACCTTTATTGTACCAATCTTCTTCCGTATTTTCGCCGGCGACCGATGGGTGCCGGGCCCCTGGAATCTCGGCCGCTGGAGTATCCCCATTCACATTGCGGCCGTAGTCACGCAGATGTATCTGATTATCATGGAGTGCTTCCCCACAGCACGAGCGTGGACTGTGGAAACCTTTAATTATAATTTTGCACTGACCGTCGGGGCAATGTTGATTTCCTGCGGGTTATACTGGAGTgtggggaggaggaatttCAAGGGACTGGATCTGGAGGCTTTGGAGGCGTGGAGGAGGCATCACGCTGCGTATGCGGAGTAA
- a CDS encoding uncharacterized protein (predicted protein) yields MSFTNESRGDKSPVDNKLLQPLEPVSTYGTVVENGTIEELGYVAVYRRVFRSLGNMCMVVALTTPLSAILVTAFYQISYGGYWGLSWGWIIPNVILIPEVLAIAELASSMPVNGSFYWWAGALAPPGWSHAISFVTGWLNVFTMFASTASFAYAVASSLSYAVTIAAPSMAWTNAQIMCLSLAVIVVWSGVMTLKLERIASVNSGLNSDSCLHIRPANQPQSPESPICVCKDCLWRVHQLLRLGSRRVRSIFLVLYSLG; encoded by the exons ATGTCTTTCACGAATGAGTCACGGGGAGACAAATCCCCGGTTGACAATAAATTGCTACAGCCCCTTGAACCGGTGTCGACTTATGGAACCGTGGTTGAGAATGGCACCATCGAGGAGCTCGGCTATGTGGCCGTCTACCGACGAGTCTTTCGTTCTCTAGGGAATATGTGCATGGTGGTCGCTCTGACGAC TCCATTGAGTGCGATCTTAGTCACCGCATTTTATCAAATATCATATGGTGGCTACTGGGGACTTTCCTG GGGCTGGATTATCCCCAATGTCATACTGATTCCTGAAGTGCTTGCCATCGCAGAGCTCGCCTCGTCCATGCCGGTCAATGGCTCCTTCTACTGGTGGGCTGGTGCACTTGCGCCGCCGGGGTGGTCGCACGCTATCTCATTCGTCACTGGGTGGCTGAACGTGTTCACCATGTTCGCCTCGACAGCTAGTTTTGCCTACGCTGTGGCCTCATCATTATCCTATGCGGTGACCATCGCTGCCCCTTCGATGGCCTGGACCAACGCTCAGATCATGTGCCTTTCCCTCGCTGTGATTGTCGTCTGGAGTGGTGTGATGACCTTGAAATTGGAGCGCATTGCCTCTGT CAATTCTGGTCTTAATTCAGACTCTTGTCTTCATATTCGGCCTGCCAATCAGCCACAAAGTCCAGAATCGCCCATTTGCGTCTGCAAGGACTGTCTTTGGAGAGTACACCAACTTCTCCGACTGGGGTCTCGGCGTGTCCGTTCCATATTCTTGGTTCTGTACTCTCTGGGTTAA
- a CDS encoding uncharacterized protein (acetylornithine aminotransferase), whose translation MAESITTLKQQLIDEFIQANPKSKAAFDRARNALPAGNTRSVLWSEPFPLTLQSGNGAHVTSVDGQEYLDFVSDFTAGLYGHSHPVIKQAVKDALATGFSLGGVVEKEAQLGEILQTRFKSIERVRFCNSGTEANTFALATAKAFTGRNKILVFDSGYHGGTISFHGTTPNPMNLPHEFVVGAFNDIERTQSLVDNSLAAILIEPMQMAGGVRPASIEFLRFLRESATKVGAVLIFDEVVTSRLHYHGLQGAREVYPDMTTLGKYLGGGFPFGAFGGRADIMEQFNPIAHGRSVLHHSGTFNNNIFTMTAAVAAAELVTKQSLAELNKLGDDLRATGNSIVQQAGLKDIVFVGYGSTVGMGFLGDRGQVLREVFYFTLVKQGILMGRRGFLCLNLAHTKEHIDRFLDVVKVFAEQHRADV comes from the exons ATGGCTGAATCAATCACTACCTTGAAGCAACAACTCATCGACGAATTTATTCAGGCCAATCCCAAATCTAAAGCAGCTTTTGATCGTGCTCGCAATGCTCTGCCAGCTGGAAATACCCGATCTGTTCTCTGGTCGGAGCCCTTTCCTCTCACCCTCCAGTCGGGCAACGGCGCACACGTTACCTCGGTAGATGGGCAGGAATATCTAGATTTTGTATCCGATTTCACGGCGGGGCTCTATGGGCACTCGCATCCGGTCATTAAGCAGGCTGTGAAGGATGCTCTTGCCACTGGATTCAGTTTGGGTGGCGTCGTCGAGAAGGAGGCCCAACTGGGAGAGATCTTGCAGACTCGGTTCAAGAGTATTGAACGGGTTCGTTTCTGCAACTCCGGGACCGAGGCCAATACATTTGCCCTAGCTACCGCGAAGGCCTTTACTGGCCGAAACAAA ATCTTGGTCTTCGACAGTGGTTATCATGGAGGAACTATCAGTTTCCATGGCACAACGCCCAACCCGATGAATCTACCGCACGAATTTGTCGTCGGTGCCTTTAATGACATTGAGCGAACACAGTCCTTGGTTGACAATAGTTTGGCGGCCATCCTGATCGAGCCAATGCAAATGGCAGGAGGCGTCCGACCGGCTTCAATCGAGTTTCTACGGTTCCTACGTGAGTCCGCCACCAAAGTCGGCGCGGTTCTTATCTTTGACGAAGTGGTGACCTCTCGCCTGCACTACCACGGCCTGCAGGGCGCCCGGGAAGTCTATCCTGATATGACGACGCTGGGCAAGTACCTCGGCGGTGGATTCCCCTTTGGTGCCTTTGGCGGACGCGCCGACATCATGGAGCAGTTTAACCCAATCGCTCATGGCAGAAGTGTATTGCATCATAGCGGtaccttcaacaacaataTCTTTACCATGACGGCAGCCGTAGCGGCGGCTGAGCTGGTGACAAAGCAGTCACTAGCGGAGCTCAACAAACTGGGCGACGATCTGCGCGCGACAGGCAACAGTATTGTGCAGCAAGCGGGgctcaaggatattgtcTTCGTAGGCTACGGGAGTACAGTGGGCATGGGCTTCCTGGGCGATCGTGGTCAAGTCCTCCGTGAGGTGTTCTACTTCACACTCGTAAAGCAAGGAATTCTGATGGGACGACGAGGATTCCTGTGTTTGAATCTGGCACATACAAAGGAGCACATTGACCGGTTTTTGGATGTAGTGAAGGTATTTGCCGAGCAGCATAGGGCAGACGTATAG
- a CDS encoding uncharacterized protein (predicted protein), with amino-acid sequence MPNWRLKLNGRENQDIRFLIHSCQRSIVAIGECSRPLLDEILPLASEHPSILSALLAYSARLRVSSGDGSAARTEGSKRNALDRYQETITKVQSILSRLQSENPVNDGDVMEVLASCLLLTLFGLPEQVHNWSVHVTGMIALVESLDIEGFRSVPLVRYLQTVAAHLDISAFALNRSEASQHKWLAWGICPWRSSTSTIDEPTEFTTFEISSGYPETLVTVVALISAVIEGQIDDSVAAYINDIYQGIHPVQEQRLAEYGSPQQTESYWTSRMHAIIAGWEPPMVPPHISSTLSLALTTAWETIRKAAHIYLTRGGFATSIYIPVAPRRQRVNQRYVREMIVGLQSLITLAEKKGITIANAMIWPMTVIGNEIFNDYALQAELVSE; translated from the exons ATGCCAAACTGGCGTCTGAAGCTTAACGGGCGCGAGAACCAGGATATCCGGTTCTTGATCCACAGCTGCCAGCGGTCGATTGTCGCCATTGGAGAATGCTCGCGACCGCTGTTGGATGAGATACTCCCCCTCGCCTCCGAGCATCCGTCCATCCTCTCTGCGTTACTTGCGTATTCCGCTCGCCTTCGCGTTTCATCTGGGGATGGTAGCGCAGCACGCACAGAAGGCTCCAAGAGGAATGCGCTCGACCGCTACCAGGAGACAATCACCAAGGTGCAATCAATTTTGTCTCGGCTCCAGTCGGAAAATCCAGTCAACGACGGTGATGTCATGGAGGTGTTAGCTTCATGTCTCCTGCTGACGCTGTTTGGATTGCCCGAGCAAGTCCACAACTGGTCGGTGCATGTGACTGGAATGATTGCCCTCGTGGAATCACTGGACATTGAGGGTTTTCGATCTGTGCCGTTGGTGCGATATCTCCAGACAGTCGCGGCGCATCTTGACATCTCGGCCTTTGCTCTGAACAGGTCCGAGGCTAGCCAACACAAATGGCTGGCTTGGGGAATCTGTCCTTGGAGAAGCAGCACCTCAACGATAGACGAGCCTACGGAGTTTACAACGTTTGAAATTTCATCCGGTTACCCGGAGACATTGGTGACCGTGGTCGCTCTCATTTCTGCTGTAATTGAAGGCCAGATCGACGATTCTGTCGCGGCATATATAAATGATATCTATCAAGGAATACATCCAGTTCAAGAACAACGGCTAGCTGAGTATGGCTCCCCACAGCAGACGGAATCCTACTGGACATCGCGAATGCATGCGATCATTGCCGGATGGGAGCCTCCAATGGTGCCACCCCACATATCGAGCACACTGTCTCTGGCATTGACAACTGCCTGGGAGACTATTCGAAAGGCAGCACATATTTACCTCACTCGAGGCGGGTTTGCAACCAGCATTTACATCCCTGTAGCTCCTCGTCGACAGCGAGTTAATCAAAGATATGTTCGCGAGATGATTGTCGGACTTCAGTCACTGATCACACTGGCCGAAAAAAAGGGAATTACGATCGCGAACGCCATGATTTGGCCGATGACCGTGATCGGGAACGAGATCTTCAATGACTATGCGCTGCAAGCGGAGCTTGTGA GTGAATAA
- a CDS encoding uncharacterized protein (amidases) — protein sequence MSSVEPPLWEQRAAQKRASRDAEIRKWQPGPVPDLKPDDTYVKDVPLRCGLLTKEQLRITESTPSQLLSNLSSSHWSAEAVLRAFIARVTIAHYLTNPLSEIFFERAVARARNLDEFLKTTGRTVGPLHGLPISLKDVMNVAGQETTLGFVATIGQIPDYEDRLVTKLHEAGAVFYCKTNVPQTLMSGECVNFVFGRTSTPYNTGLTAGGSSGGEGSLIALGGSPLGIGSDIAGSIRTPANFNGIYGLCPSPNRFPEHSAENSDGNMIIQGVAGPMSRSVDGLEVYTRTLLGLRPWEWDFSSARIPWREAEYQEGLGKTHPLCYAFMPHDSVVLPNPPILRGMREMKEALIRAGHQVIDIDPWDGRELMKAAFPIFFATGGEEVRKILSVLDEPLIAEITPLEAMTTLSVAQYKSAAVKIKLLRQKYIDIWQATASKTATGLPVDAIILPSGGTVAPPHGKMEYFTYEAISNVLEWTCATVPVTQVDPVLDAKPQSPFEPMSDYDQRNWDTYAPETYKDGPVCLQVMGRRFEEEKVLGLLRTIDKALGRDEFYMS from the exons ATGTCGTCGGTCGAACCACCCCTCTGGGAACAACGCGCTGCCCAGAAGCGGGCTTCCCGAGACGCTGAAATTCGCAAATGGCAGCCCGGGCCAGTCCCTGATCTGAAGCCCGATGACACATACGTGAAAGATGTTCCTCTTCGCTGCGGTCTCCTGACCAAGGAGCAACTGCGGATCACAGAGTCAACTCCCAGTCAACTGCTGTCCAACCTCTCGAGTAGCCACTGGTCCGCCGAAGCTGTCCTTCGAGCCTTCATCGCCCGAGTAACAATTGCCCACTACCTCACCAACCCCCTGAGTGAGATCTTTTTCGAACGCGCGGTGGCCCGGGCTCGGAATCTGGATGAGTTCTTGAAGACTACTGGAAGGACCGTCGGCCCTCTCCACGGCCTCCCAATCAGTTTGAAAGATGTGATGAACGTCGCAGGACAAGAAACAACACTGGGGTTTGTAGCCACAATTGGTCAGATCCCTGACTACGAAGACCGACTAGTCACAAAGCTTCACGAGGCTGGCGCCGTGTTTTATTGCAAAACCAATGTCCCCCAGACATTGATGTCAGGCGAGTGTGTGAACTTCGTGTTTGGTCGCACATCGACCCCTTACAACACAGGACTAACCGCTGGTGGTTCAAGTGGTGGTGAAGGATCGCTGATCGCTCTAGGGGGCAGTCCCCTAGGCATCGGTAGCGACATTGCAGGATCAATACGCACTCCGGCCAACTTCAATGGGATTTACGGGCTTTGCCCTTCTCCAAATCGCTTTCCCGAACATTCGGCCGAGAACTCAGATGGCAATATGATAATCCAAGGTGTAGCAGGCCCCATGTCTCGCAGCGTCGACGGATTGGAAGTTTACACGCGAACGCTGTTAGGTCTGCGCCCGTGGGAGTGGGACTTCAGCAGCGCTCGCATTCCATGGAGGGAGGCTGAATACCAGGAGGGACTGGGAAAGACGCACCCACTTTGCTATGCATTTATGCCGCACGATTCAGTCGTGCTTCCTAACCCTCCCATTCTACGGGGCATGAgagagatgaaggaggctCTTATACGCGCGGGCCATCAAGTCATTGATATCGACCCCTGGGATGGGCGGGAGCTTATGAAAGCTGCAtttcccattttctttgcaaCCGGCGGCGAGGAAGTCCGGAAGATACTCAGCGTGTTGGATGAGCCTCTCATTGCAGAGATTACTCCTCTCGAAGCAATGACCACCCTGTCTGTAGCACAATATAAATCTGCCGCAGTCAAGATAAAGTTGCTTCGTCAGAAGTATATAGATATTTGGCAGGCCACTGCATCGAAGACCGCCACGGGCCTGCCGGTCGATGCCATCATTCTTCCCTCCGGCGGTACAGTGGCTCCTCCTCATGGAAAGATGGAGTATTTCACCTACGAGGCCATCTCTAATGTACTTGAATGGACCTGTGCCACTGTGCCCGTTACCCAAGTAGACCCTGTCTTGGATGCCAAACCACAGAGCCCTTTCGAGCCCATGTCAGACTATGACCAACGGAATTGGGATACAT ACGCTCCAGAGACGTACAAAGATGGACCGGTGTGCTTGCAGGTTATGGGCAGGAGgttcgaggaggagaaagtgCTGGGACTACTACGCACGATTGACAAGGCCTTAGGAAGAGATGAGTTTTACATGTCATGA
- a CDS encoding aldehyde dehydrogenase family protein (NAD-dependent aldehyde dehydrogenases), translating into MASFITDDEFRSLHQKLRAAFTDNRTRDVRWRKWQLKQLFWLLDENEDALVKAMADDLHRHAFESLSYDVSDVKNTILTMLKNVDTWSQGAPPPEAGLFFRYVGKAWIRKEPRGVVLIIGAWNYPLSTLLSVAAAAIAAGNSVILKPSEIARHTELLLSELVPTYLDSSAIALIRADPASMGTILEYKFDFIFYTGSTRVGRIIAEAAAKHITPTALELGGQAPAIVTKSADIEVTAKRLVAAKLTNLGQICVCVNHVYVDPEVHDSLVARLIYWTERFSKGDGLNGLARMVGERQYDRLHNLLEHTQGKKVFEGPHSRKEKLIFPTVVTDVKLDDSLLSEELFGPVLPVVKKTVPEVLDILRGSPYPLGLYIFSNDSTEIDTILNFTNSGGVTINDVAIHADVPSAPFGGVGDSGYGAYHGKWGFDTFSHNRTVVRVPTWIDRFVQWRYPPFDIKNRSETDAPRLRFKKGETLEDQGGSGMGCVVM; encoded by the coding sequence ATGGCCAGTTTCATTACAGATGACGAGTTTCGCTCGCTTCACCAGAAGCTTCGCGCTGCCTTCACCGACAACCGAACTCGAGACGTCCGATGGCGCAAGTGGCAGTTGAAACAGCTGTTTTGGCTACTTGACGAGAATGAAGACGCTCTTGTCAAAGCCATGGCGGACGACCTGCACCGGCACGCCTTCGAGTCACTCTCCTACGACGTCAGCGATGTGAAGAATACCATCCTGACCATGCTCAAGAACGTGGATACCTGGTCTCAGGGCGCTCCGCCTCCCGAAGCAGGTCTCTTTTTCCGATATGTCGGCAAGGCCTGGATTCGAAAGGAGCCTAGGGGAGTtgtcctcatcatcggagCTTGGAACTACCCTCTCTCAACACTACTCTCCGTGGCAGCCGCAGCCATTGCAGCAGGAAACAGCGTCATACTCAAACCGTCGGAAATCGCTAGACACACTGAGCTACTGCTGAGCGAATTAGTCCCGACGTACCTCGACTCATCGGCGATCGCACTCATCCGTGCGGATCCTGCGTCCATGGGCACCATTTTAGAATACAAGttcgattttattttctatacCGGCAGCACGCGCGTCGGTCGCATCATCGCCGAAGCCGCTGCGAAGCACATCACCCCTACAGCTCTCGAGCTCGGCGGACAGGCTCCAGCAATTGTCACCAAATCAGCAGATATCGAGGTTACCGCGAAGAGGCTGGTGGCTGCCAAACTGACGAATCTCGGCCAGATCTGTGTTTGTGTCAACCACGTCTACGTGGATCCCGAAGTCCATGACTCGCTCGTCGCGCGTCTGATCTACTGGACCGAGCGGTTCTCCAAGGGTGACGGGTTGAATGGTCTTGCGCGGATGGTCGGTGAACGACAGTATGACCGACTCCATAATCTGCTCGAACACACCCAGGGCAAGAAGGTGTTTGAGGGGCCCCATTCCCGCAAGGAAAAACTCATCTTTCCAACAGTCGTCACAGACGTGAAGCTTGATGACTCGCTTCTTTCAGAAGAGCTATTTGGCCCCGTCTTGCCGGTCGTGAAAAAGACCGTCCCAGAAGTATTGGACATCCTGCGCGGCAGTCCATATCCACTGGGTCTGTATATTTTCTCGAATGATTCCACTGAGATTGACACCATCctcaacttcaccaactcTGGCGGCGTAACTATCAACGACGTTGCTATCCATGCGGACGTCCCGTCTGCGCCTTTCGGTGGCGTCGGCGACTCCGGCTACGGCGCTTACCATGGAAAATGGGGATTTGATACCTTTAGTCACAACCGCACTGTCGTCCGAGTGCCTACCTGGATTGACCGCTTTGTACAGTGGCGATACCCGCCGTTCGATATTAAGAACCGGTCAGAGACTGATGCGCCTCGGCTTAGATTCAAGAAGGGGGAGACACTAGAGGATCAGGGGGGATCAGGGATGGGGTGCGTCGTGATGTAG
- a CDS encoding NAD(P)/FAD-dependent oxidoreductase (predicted protein), producing the protein MATWPSDSVWSPQTHNEQIYARAPNPAEFPEVPAISKSYWIREHRLDFEEECARTSLPSEVDVVIIGSGITGATVAYQISRSQPDLCVALIESRGLCTGATGRNGGHIGRPEVYHFRELAEEVGVKEALKLKRFGQKNRNMMVEAINELEAVAEVDLQLNGTIVVFETAEEKEEFVADLESAKQHGHEPEGYLIKETSDVLSVRTPPFTATISIDTDTVRV; encoded by the coding sequence ATGGCTACCTGGCCCTCCGACAGTGTCTGGTCCCCCCAGACACACAACGAACAAATCTATGCTCGCGCCCCCAACCCAGCTGAGTTCCCAGAGGTCCCGGCTATCTCCAAGAGTTACTGGATTCGTGAGCATCGCCTCGACTTCGAAGAAGAATGTGCGCGGACATCGCTGCCTTCTGAAGTCGATGTCGTCATTATCGGATCTGGGATCACCGGTGCAACGGTGGCGTACCAAATCTCACGCTCGCAACCCGATCTCTGTGTGGCTTTGATTGAATCCCGGGGCCTCTGCACGGGCGCTACGGGGCGAAATGGAGGACATATTGGACGACCAGAGGTGTATCATTTTCGGGAGCTAGCGGAGGAAGTTGGCGTCAAGGAAGCCTTGAAACTCAAGAGGTTTGGGCAGAAGAACCGGAATATGATGGTTGAAGCAATTAATGAACTTGAAGCCGTGGCTGAAGTCGACCTACAGCTCAATGGGACAATCGTGGTGTTTGAGACGGccgaggaaaaggaggagtttGTGGCTGATTTGGAATCGGCCAAACAGCACGGCCATGAGCCAGAGGGTTACTTGATAAAGGAGACAAGTGACGTTCTATCTGTGAGAACACCTCCCTTTACAGCTACCATATCCATAGACACTGACACAGTGCGAGTCTAG
- a CDS encoding uncharacterized protein (predicted protein) encodes MVQFLETVFPHHFEDIDFKRDVVYDWTGIQGFTKDGASIVGRPTKGSPGEYVSVGHNGEGMGRCFACATVATDAMLNYLKGNKSWTPPEWFPMSFARNLGSGETSTVTICGSSSLSASKRLCVDDSERLLIDIGSSEGL; translated from the exons ATGGTTCAGTTCCTTGAAACGGTTTTCCCGCACCActttgaggatattgatttCAAGCGCGACGTTGTCTATGACTGGACTGGAATCCAAGGATTTACCAAAGATGGCGCTAGCATTGTCGGGCGGCCGACCAAAGGAAGCCCAGGTGAATACGTGTCGGTAGGACACAACGGCGAGGGCATGGGCAGGTGCTTTGCCTGTGCCACGGTGGCAACTGATGCCATGCTGAACTATCTGAAGGGAAACAAATCGTGGACACCGCCTGAGTGGTTTCCAATGTCCTTTGCTAGAAATTTAGGTTCGGGAG AAACCAGTACTGTCACAATATGTGGAAGCTCTTCCCTGTCTGCTTCAAAAAGA CTATGTGTCGACGATTCCGAGAGATTACTTATAGATATAGGCTCATCAGA GGGACTTTAG